One genomic region from Microcystis panniformis FACHB-1757 encodes:
- a CDS encoding type II toxin-antitoxin system HicB family antitoxin, translated as MKYKIVLYRSEEGITVGVPALPGCWSEGDTEEEALTNIQDAIREHLAALEERLQDGEIREIEMQV; from the coding sequence ATGAAATACAAAATTGTCCTTTATCGTTCTGAAGAAGGAATTACTGTTGGCGTTCCTGCGCTCCCCGGTTGTTGGTCCGAGGGAGATACTGAGGAAGAGGCATTAACCAATATCCAAGATGCAATTCGTGAGCATCTTGCAGCCTTAGAAGAACGCTTGCAAGATGGGGAAATTCGTGAAATTGAAATGCAGGTGTAA
- a CDS encoding type II toxin-antitoxin system HicA family toxin, whose protein sequence is MPRIPGVNHLDAVRALEKVGFRIIRQGKHIIMSDGVRQVALPRHNPIKAFTMGGIVQDAGLTVAEFRKLL, encoded by the coding sequence ATGCCTAGAATTCCTGGCGTAAATCACCTAGATGCAGTACGAGCCTTGGAGAAGGTAGGCTTTCGGATCATTCGCCAAGGCAAACATATCATCATGAGTGATGGGGTGCGTCAAGTTGCTCTTCCAAGGCACAATCCAATTAAGGCATTTACAATGGGTGGAATTGTTCAAGATGCTGGTTTGACAGTCGCAGAATTTCGTAAACTATTATGA